The proteins below are encoded in one region of Silene latifolia isolate original U9 population chromosome 2, ASM4854445v1, whole genome shotgun sequence:
- the LOC141630359 gene encoding uncharacterized protein LOC141630359: MFIRADFIAPDLDYLNYLVVEGVNDWVNNPNAEGSADRIAAFMALPEEERTWPACLGQAPMPHFKKAKLSTYKPVKSAKALGASSSGTTRASARIASFGLSLVKAGVSQITREKSKSSEATGSDSVVQIQEPMQEVQLASPEKVVDEGGRPQKRKREDESSGGVHEVKGSGLGWMRFSLLRNISMLKHLWLMILITCIRQRILLPVPWLPCIVSGIMLST, encoded by the exons ATGTTCATCAGGGCTGATTTTATTGCCCCTGACCTGGATTACCTTAATTATCTGGTTGTTGAAGGAG TAAATGACTGGGTAAATAATCCTAatgctgaggggtcggctgatCGGATTGCAGCTTTTATGGCGTTGCCTGAGGAGGAGAGGACATGGCCTGCCTGTCTAGGGCAAGCACCTATGCCTCATTTCAAGAAGGCTAAATTAAGTACTTATAAACCGGTGAAGAGTGCTAAAGCTTTAGGGGCTTCCtcgtcaggga CCACTAGGGCTTCTGCCAGGATAGCTAGTTTTGGTCTGTCCCTGGTGAAGGCAGGTGTTTCCCAGATCACAAGGGAGAAGTCTAAGAGTAGTGAGGCCACAGGGAGTGATAGTGTTGTACAAATTCAAGAACCTATGCAGGAAGTACAGTTGGCATCCCCTGAGAAAGTTGTTGATGAGGGTGGTCGGCCTCAGAAaagaaaaagggaagatgaatcaTCAGGAGGGGTTCATGAGGTCAAGGGGTCGGGGCTCGGCTGGATGAGGTTCAGTTTGCTAAGGAACATATCCATGCTCAAGCATTTatggttgatgatccttattaCATGTATCAGGCAGAGGATTCTTCTGCCCGTGCCTTGGCTGCCATGTATCGTATCAGGGATTATGCTGTCAACCTGA